The following coding sequences lie in one Candidatus Kinetoplastibacterium sorsogonicusi genomic window:
- the atpE gene encoding F0F1 ATP synthase subunit C gives MTDASLVALSCAFIIGLGAIGACIGIAIMGGKYLEASARQPEIMEPLQTKMFLLAGLIDAAFLIGVGVAMLFAFANPFLG, from the coding sequence ATGACAGACGCTTCTTTAGTTGCTTTATCTTGTGCTTTTATTATTGGGTTAGGTGCAATAGGTGCTTGTATAGGTATTGCTATAATGGGTGGTAAATATTTAGAAGCTTCCGCTCGTCAACCAGAAATTATGGAACCATTACAAACTAAAATGTTTCTTTTAGCAGGATTAATTGATGCAGCATTTTTGATTGGTGTAGGGGTAGCTATGTTATTTGCATTTGCTAATCCATTTTTAGGATAA
- a CDS encoding dihydroneopterin aldolase, translating to MLNKSYKIILSEMVVDTFIGILDIEKTSTQPIIIDLIIDLYLNDYNDDISDVLDYRIIRNIIIEESKRKHINLIETLADNILNRIFQEVKLINKITIKISKPMVFHDCKSISVEMTYYK from the coding sequence ATGCTAAATAAGTCTTACAAAATAATATTGTCTGAAATGGTAGTAGATACATTTATAGGAATTTTAGATATTGAAAAAACATCTACTCAACCAATTATTATTGATTTGATCATTGATTTATATTTAAATGATTATAATGATGACATATCTGATGTATTAGATTACAGAATTATAAGAAATATAATTATTGAAGAATCAAAAAGAAAACATATTAATCTTATAGAAACTTTAGCAGATAATATATTAAATAGAATATTTCAAGAAGTAAAATTAATTAATAAAATTACTATAAAAATTTCAAAACCAATGGTATTTCACGATTGTAAAAGTATATCAGTAGAAATGACATATTATAAATAA
- a CDS encoding M61 family metallopeptidase: MINNHYLIELYDLNAHKYKITIQINKPNENIQELLAPTWIPGSYVIRDFAKYIENIKAYSNNKIIKIIKKDNHSWYIEKCTSPIIIEYLVYAFDLSVRGSYIDTEGCFFNGTNLFLIVKNQIDDPLTLTIKKINDWKIYTSIDKIPNKYNCLKDNITKFYFRNYDELVDHPISIGNFKCSSFQAYGALHKILFIGRIPKNLNIEKITNDIKKICESQIIFFDKQNKKAAFLDRYNSYLFIIIDSDKYSGGLEHRSSCAIMINYRYLPIKHKCLHEKYINFLSIVSHEYFHTWHIKRIKPHKFINYDFQKPNLTKLLWIFEGFTSYYESIFLLKTNIINYEQYLNIISNNINYLLNNSGRFKQSLTESSFDAWIKYYKQDENSINSIVSYYIKGSLIALGLDSEIRKSSNKSLDDLLLFMWEKYGKNFYKDKKNGILENNIEDLITKAVGINVKEFIDKYVEGTKEIPIKKWLGTFGINLLLENKLNISANTIGMLLKQIDESVTVYSVLENSIAMISGISNGDILLSIDYRKIVNIDDVSYLLTQYNINDSIILHVFHKNYLKKIRLLLCKDKLIRKCFLSKT; encoded by the coding sequence ATGATTAACAATCATTATTTAATAGAGCTATATGATTTAAATGCTCATAAATACAAAATCACTATTCAAATAAATAAACCAAATGAAAATATTCAAGAATTACTAGCACCAACATGGATACCTGGTAGTTATGTAATAAGAGATTTCGCTAAATATATAGAAAATATTAAAGCTTATTCAAATAATAAAATTATAAAAATTATTAAAAAAGATAATCATTCTTGGTATATAGAAAAGTGTACATCTCCTATTATTATAGAATATTTAGTATATGCTTTTGATTTATCAGTAAGAGGATCTTATATAGATACAGAAGGTTGTTTTTTTAATGGTACTAATTTATTTTTAATAGTAAAAAATCAAATTGATGATCCTTTAACATTGACTATTAAAAAAATAAATGATTGGAAAATTTATACCAGTATAGATAAAATACCTAACAAATATAACTGTTTAAAAGATAATATAACTAAATTTTATTTTCGAAATTATGATGAATTAGTAGACCATCCTATATCAATAGGTAATTTTAAATGTAGTTCTTTTCAAGCATATGGTGCTTTACACAAAATTTTATTTATAGGAAGAATACCAAAAAATTTAAATATTGAAAAAATTACTAATGATATAAAAAAAATTTGTGAATCTCAAATAATATTCTTCGATAAACAAAATAAAAAGGCAGCTTTTTTAGATAGATATAATTCTTATCTATTTATTATTATAGACTCAGATAAATATTCAGGTGGATTAGAACATAGATCTTCATGTGCTATTATGATTAACTATAGGTATTTACCTATTAAGCATAAATGTTTACATGAAAAATATATTAATTTTCTAAGTATTGTTAGTCATGAATATTTTCATACTTGGCATATAAAAAGAATTAAACCTCATAAATTTATTAATTATGATTTTCAAAAACCAAATTTAACAAAATTGTTGTGGATTTTTGAAGGATTTACATCTTATTATGAAAGTATTTTTCTTCTCAAAACTAATATTATAAATTATGAACAATATCTAAATATTATATCAAATAATATTAATTATTTATTAAATAATTCAGGTAGATTTAAACAATCCCTTACAGAAAGCTCATTTGATGCATGGATAAAATATTACAAACAAGATGAAAATTCCATTAACTCTATTGTAAGTTATTATATAAAAGGCTCATTAATAGCACTAGGATTAGATTCAGAAATAAGAAAAAGTAGTAATAAATCTTTAGATGATTTATTATTATTTATGTGGGAAAAATATGGAAAAAATTTTTATAAAGATAAAAAAAATGGAATTTTAGAAAATAATATTGAAGATTTGATTACAAAAGCTGTAGGAATCAATGTTAAAGAATTTATTGATAAATATGTTGAAGGAACTAAAGAAATACCAATAAAAAAATGGCTTGGTACATTCGGTATAAATCTACTATTAGAAAACAAGTTGAATATTTCAGCAAACACAATAGGTATGCTATTAAAGCAAATCGATGAATCTGTAACAGTTTATTCAGTTCTTGAAAATAGTATAGCTATGATATCAGGCATTTCAAATGGAGACATACTATTATCTATAGATTATAGAAAAATTGTTAATATAGATGATGTTAGTTACTTACTAACTCAATATAATATCAACGACTCAATAATTTTACATGTTTTTCATAAAAATTATCTAAAAAAAATTCGTTTGTTATTATGCAAAGATAAATTAATTAGAAAATGTTTTTTATCGAAAACATAA
- a CDS encoding ATP synthase subunit I, with translation MITKIISIQFITGILASFIVGSISGSDAFLSTIIGTMIYLIPNTIFAFQITIHKNLFGKPSAIYFFFGEIVKILLILLFIIYISVFYNAIIIWWAFLIGIISVSKIYFYLFLLTFIKNT, from the coding sequence TTGATTACTAAAATTATATCCATACAATTTATTACAGGTATCTTGGCTTCATTTATAGTTGGTAGTATATCAGGATCAGATGCTTTTCTCTCGACTATTATTGGAACAATGATTTATCTTATACCAAATACTATTTTTGCTTTTCAAATTACTATTCATAAAAATTTATTTGGTAAACCTTCAGCTATATATTTTTTTTTTGGAGAAATAGTTAAAATATTACTTATTTTGTTATTTATTATATATATAAGTGTATTTTATAATGCAATAATTATATGGTGGGCATTTTTAATTGGTATAATATCTGTTTCAAAAATTTATTTTTATTTATTTTTATTGACTTTTATAAAAAACACTTAA
- the ttcA gene encoding tRNA 2-thiocytidine(32) synthetase TtcA has translation MNKMQKISLIEKQYSDKNYINIKKLNKKISRDTTKAISDFNMIEDGDLVMVCMSGGKDSYALLDILQKIKLRAPFNFELIAVNLDQGQPNFPKTTLPTYLKEKGIKFHIEEQNTYNIVNNILKKNETKCSLCSRLRRGILYKVADKLGANKIALGHHMNDIINTFFLNMLYNGKLKSMPPKLLSDNGKHIVIRPLSYILEKDLEIYSKLNKFPIIPCYSCGTQKGLKRKEINKMINYIYSTNPGKIFSIFNSLSNISPSHMLDRNLFNFETLSDNS, from the coding sequence ATGAATAAAATGCAAAAAATTTCATTAATAGAAAAACAATATTCTGATAAGAATTATATAAATATAAAAAAATTGAATAAAAAAATTTCTAGAGATACTACAAAAGCTATATCTGATTTTAATATGATAGAAGATGGAGATTTAGTAATGGTATGTATGTCAGGAGGAAAAGATTCTTATGCATTATTAGATATATTACAAAAAATAAAATTAAGAGCTCCTTTCAATTTTGAATTAATTGCTGTTAATTTAGATCAAGGACAGCCTAATTTTCCAAAGACAACTTTACCTACATATTTGAAAGAAAAAGGAATAAAATTTCATATAGAAGAACAAAACACTTATAATATAGTAAATAATATTTTAAAAAAAAACGAAACTAAATGTTCTTTATGTTCACGATTACGTAGAGGTATATTATATAAAGTTGCAGATAAATTAGGAGCAAATAAAATTGCCCTTGGTCATCATATGAATGATATTATAAATACATTTTTTTTAAATATGCTATATAATGGAAAACTTAAGTCTATGCCACCTAAATTATTGTCTGATAATGGTAAACATATAGTTATAAGGCCATTATCTTATATATTAGAAAAAGATTTAGAAATTTATTCAAAATTGAATAAATTTCCAATTATTCCTTGCTATTCATGTGGAACTCAAAAAGGATTAAAAAGAAAAGAAATTAATAAAATGATAAATTACATTTATAGTACCAATCCTGGAAAAATATTTAGCATATTTAATTCTTTATCTAATATTTCACCTTCACATATGCTAGATAGAAATTTATTTAATTTTGAAACATTATCTGATAATTCTTAA
- the atpF gene encoding F0F1 ATP synthase subunit B, with amino-acid sequence MKFVWPPIIKAIDERRQKVSKALLDAEKIKVDLIEAEKKIAIMHNQAQLDIKKRYAEVEKKITVMLEKAKIDANYERSKLLDHTQKEIEQMINNNRNLLREELSKLVILGAEKILKREVDVKIHSDLISTLKSQL; translated from the coding sequence ATGAAATTTGTTTGGCCACCAATAATAAAAGCTATTGATGAGCGCCGTCAAAAAGTATCAAAGGCATTATTAGATGCTGAAAAAATTAAAGTAGATCTTATTGAAGCAGAGAAAAAAATAGCTATAATGCACAATCAAGCACAATTAGATATAAAAAAGAGGTATGCAGAAGTAGAAAAAAAAATTACTGTTATGCTAGAAAAGGCTAAAATAGATGCTAATTATGAACGTTCTAAATTGTTAGATCATACACAAAAAGAAATCGAACAAATGATTAATAATAATCGTAATTTATTAAGAGAAGAATTATCAAAATTAGTCATATTAGGTGCTGAAAAAATTTTAAAAAGAGAGGTTGATGTAAAAATTCATAGTGATTTAATATCTACTTTGAAATCACAACTTTAA
- the atpB gene encoding F0F1 ATP synthase subunit A, translated as MTAQSNISPQSEYIQHHLVHFNNLGEKQPNIVQFDTINYDSIFWSLFMGLLAIFLLWRISRKATSGVPNRLQSGLEIIVELIDTQAKSIIPNKDTLNFISPLALTIFIWVIFMNSLDLLPVDLFPSIVKLLGIGNKHGDLLYYHRILPTADLNVPLGMSLSVLLLVIYYGIKEKTFSIFIKNLFSSPFHAKGLMLLLLAPINFSLNVVEYLAKSISLSMRLFGNMFAGELIFMLIALLGGSCNDFSLLSVGLGFVHILAGTIWSIFHILIIILQAFIFMMLTLVYIGESQQGH; from the coding sequence ATGACTGCTCAAAGTAACATATCACCACAATCAGAATATATACAACATCATTTAGTGCATTTTAATAATTTAGGTGAAAAGCAACCTAACATAGTTCAATTCGATACAATAAACTATGATTCTATATTTTGGTCTTTATTTATGGGACTATTAGCTATTTTTTTATTATGGAGAATTTCTAGAAAAGCAACTTCAGGTGTACCTAATAGACTACAAAGTGGATTGGAAATTATTGTAGAATTAATAGATACACAAGCCAAATCTATTATTCCTAATAAAGATACTTTAAATTTTATATCTCCTTTAGCATTAACTATTTTTATATGGGTAATATTTATGAATTCTTTAGATTTATTACCTGTAGATTTATTTCCTAGTATTGTCAAATTATTAGGTATAGGTAATAAACATGGAGATCTACTGTATTACCATAGAATATTACCTACAGCTGATTTAAATGTACCTCTTGGAATGTCTTTAAGCGTTTTATTATTAGTTATTTACTATGGGATAAAGGAAAAAACATTTTCTATATTTATAAAAAATCTTTTTTCATCCCCGTTTCATGCAAAAGGATTAATGTTATTATTATTAGCACCAATAAATTTTTCTTTAAATGTAGTAGAATATTTAGCTAAATCAATATCTTTAAGTATGAGATTGTTTGGTAATATGTTTGCTGGTGAATTAATTTTTATGTTAATTGCATTATTAGGTGGGTCTTGTAACGATTTTAGTTTATTAAGTGTTGGTTTAGGTTTTGTGCATATTCTTGCTGGTACAATTTGGTCTATATTTCATATATTAATTATAATATTACAGGCTTTTATTTTTATGATGTTAACATTAGTATATATTGGAGAATCCCAACAAGGACACTGA
- a CDS encoding F0F1 ATP synthase subunit delta, translating into MISNASAARPYYEALFSSIDNEKYNEWDSLLKKMSLISQNVDFQNLYKSNILNKIQLSELFLSFFDDSIDIKAKNFINLLIDNKRLLILSDIYHGFKLLKDQKDNVNYVSIISAFDLSTQQIENLSMFLEKKFLSKLKISISIDKNLIGGIRIKFKDKIIDASVQHYLCSMKESLLL; encoded by the coding sequence ATGATCAGTAATGCTTCTGCAGCTAGACCATATTATGAGGCTTTGTTTTCTTCTATTGATAATGAAAAATATAATGAATGGGATTCATTATTAAAAAAAATGAGCCTTATATCACAAAATGTAGATTTTCAAAATTTATATAAAAGTAATATTTTAAATAAAATACAATTATCGGAGTTATTTCTTTCTTTTTTTGATGACTCTATAGACATAAAAGCAAAAAATTTTATAAATCTTCTTATAGATAATAAAAGATTATTAATTCTTTCTGATATATACCACGGATTTAAACTATTAAAAGATCAAAAAGATAATGTCAACTATGTTTCTATAATTAGTGCTTTTGATCTATCTACTCAACAAATCGAAAATTTATCAATGTTTTTAGAAAAAAAATTTTTATCAAAATTAAAAATTTCTATATCAATAGATAAAAATCTTATAGGTGGTATACGTATTAAATTTAAAGATAAAATAATTGATGCTTCTGTGCAACATTATTTGTGTTCCATGAAAGAAAGTTTACTTTTATAA
- the atpG gene encoding F0F1 ATP synthase subunit gamma, whose product MSGIKEIRTKIKSVQSTKKITRAMEMVAASKMRKAQERMQSSRPYADKVRKIAFHLMQSDPEYSHPYLIKRDMKAVGIILISTDKGLCGGLNTNVSRIILSKIKEFSSRGISVQTTAFGAKGLSLLTRIDSNLVSQEINLGDIPDLDKLLGSIKVQLDDYKNGKIDALYVVMNKFINTMVQEPVFLKLLPLPSNLEDPYQIGINNLDSGYKLENKYNWDYIYEPSKKDVINDLLQRYVEGLLYQAVAENMASEHSARMVAMKAASDNAQKVISELQMIYNKTRQSSITKEISEIVSGSAVI is encoded by the coding sequence ATGTCTGGAATTAAAGAAATTCGTACTAAAATTAAGAGTGTACAAAGTACTAAAAAAATTACACGGGCTATGGAAATGGTAGCTGCATCTAAAATGCGTAAAGCACAAGAGCGTATGCAATCATCACGTCCTTATGCTGATAAAGTTAGAAAAATTGCTTTTCATTTAATGCAATCAGATCCTGAATATAGCCATCCATATTTAATCAAACGCGATATGAAAGCAGTTGGTATTATATTAATTTCAACAGATAAAGGTTTATGTGGTGGTTTGAATACAAATGTTAGCAGAATTATTCTATCTAAAATAAAAGAATTTTCATCTCGTGGTATTTCTGTACAAACTACTGCATTTGGTGCTAAAGGTCTTTCTTTATTGACACGTATAGATTCTAATTTAGTTTCACAAGAAATTAATCTTGGTGATATACCAGATTTAGATAAATTACTAGGATCTATAAAAGTTCAGTTAGATGATTATAAAAATGGTAAGATTGATGCTCTTTATGTAGTAATGAATAAATTTATCAATACTATGGTACAGGAACCAGTATTCTTAAAACTTTTACCTTTGCCTTCCAACCTTGAAGATCCATATCAAATTGGAATTAATAATTTAGATTCAGGTTATAAATTAGAAAATAAATATAACTGGGATTATATATATGAACCATCTAAAAAAGATGTAATAAATGATTTATTACAAAGATATGTGGAAGGTCTTTTATATCAAGCCGTTGCAGAAAATATGGCTTCAGAACATTCAGCACGAATGGTTGCAATGAAAGCTGCTTCTGATAATGCTCAAAAAGTAATATCTGAACTACAAATGATTTATAATAAAACACGTCAATCTTCTATTACTAAAGAAATTTCAGAAATAGTTAGTGGGTCTGCGGTAATATAA
- the atpD gene encoding F0F1 ATP synthase subunit beta — protein sequence MSNGVIVQCIGAVVDIRFNKDNIPNIYEKLILINNNSKFVEKNLTFEVQQQLGDGIVRSIALGSCDGLQRGMLVLKTGEKISVPVGFNTLGRIVDVLGRAIDGKEEIKCDEYRPIHNDAPQFKNLSSSTELLETGIKVIDLICPFARGGKVGLFGGAGVGKTVNMMELINNIAKQHSGLSVFAGVGERTREGNDFYHEMKESNVLDKVAMVFGQMNEPPGNRLRVALTGLTMAEKFRDEGKDVLFFIDNIYRYTLAGTEVSALLGRIPSAVGYQPTLAEEMGKLQERITSTNNGSITSIQAVYVPADDLTDPSPATTFQHLDSTVVLSRDIASLGIYPAVDPLDSTSRQLDPNIVGEDHYNIARGVQKTLQRYKELRDIIAILGMDELSTEDKLIVSRARKIQRFLSQPFHVAEVFTGSAGKYVTLQDTIKGFNMIINGECDELPEQAFYMVGSIEEVFNKAKQI from the coding sequence ATGAGCAATGGAGTTATAGTTCAGTGTATAGGTGCCGTAGTAGACATAAGATTTAATAAAGATAATATACCAAATATATATGAGAAGCTTATTCTTATAAATAATAATTCAAAATTTGTTGAAAAAAATTTGACTTTTGAAGTACAGCAGCAATTAGGTGATGGTATTGTTAGATCAATTGCTCTTGGTTCATGTGATGGTTTACAGAGAGGCATGCTAGTATTAAAAACAGGGGAAAAAATTTCTGTTCCTGTAGGTTTCAATACTTTAGGTCGTATAGTAGATGTTCTTGGTAGAGCAATAGATGGTAAAGAAGAAATTAAATGTGATGAATATAGGCCAATACATAATGATGCACCACAATTCAAAAATTTATCTTCCTCTACAGAGCTTTTAGAAACTGGAATTAAAGTAATAGATTTAATATGTCCTTTTGCTAGGGGTGGTAAAGTAGGTTTATTTGGTGGTGCTGGAGTTGGTAAAACTGTAAATATGATGGAATTAATTAATAATATTGCTAAACAACATAGTGGATTATCAGTATTTGCAGGTGTTGGAGAACGCACTAGAGAAGGTAATGATTTTTATCATGAAATGAAAGAATCTAATGTATTAGATAAAGTTGCTATGGTATTTGGACAAATGAATGAACCTCCTGGCAATAGATTAAGAGTTGCATTGACTGGATTAACTATGGCTGAAAAATTTAGAGATGAAGGCAAAGATGTTTTATTCTTTATAGATAATATATATAGATATACATTAGCTGGAACTGAAGTTTCTGCTTTATTAGGCAGAATTCCATCTGCAGTTGGATATCAACCAACTTTAGCTGAAGAAATGGGTAAATTACAAGAACGTATTACTTCAACTAATAATGGTTCTATTACATCAATTCAAGCTGTTTATGTACCTGCAGATGATTTGACTGATCCATCTCCTGCTACAACTTTTCAACATTTGGATTCTACAGTTGTACTTTCTAGAGATATTGCATCATTGGGTATATATCCTGCTGTAGATCCATTAGATTCTACTAGCCGTCAATTAGATCCAAATATTGTTGGAGAAGATCATTATAATATTGCTAGAGGAGTTCAAAAAACATTACAAAGATATAAAGAACTAAGAGATATAATAGCTATTCTTGGTATGGATGAGTTATCAACTGAAGATAAATTAATAGTATCTAGAGCCAGAAAAATTCAAAGATTTTTGTCTCAACCTTTTCATGTAGCTGAAGTATTTACCGGATCAGCTGGAAAATATGTTACTTTGCAAGATACAATAAAAGGTTTCAATATGATTATTAATGGAGAATGTGATGAATTACCAGAGCAAGCTTTTTATATGGTAGGCTCTATAGAAGAGGTTTTTAATAAAGCAAAACAAATTTAG
- the atpA gene encoding F0F1 ATP synthase subunit alpha: MKINPSEISELIKRKIENLIPEIDISTNGTVVSVSDGIVKIYGLSDVMQGEMLEFKNNIFGLVLNLERDSVGSVILGDYTSISEGDNVKATGRILEVPVGYELRGRVIDALGNPIDDKGPINYKMTDVIEKVAPSVMDRQSVSQPLQTGIKAIDTMVPIGRGQRELIIGDRQTGKTAIAIDTIINQKGKNVTCIYVAIGQKASTINNVVKKLEEYDALKYTIIVAASASESAAIQYIAPYSGCTMGEFFRDRGEDALIVYDDLTKHAWAYRQISLLLRRPPGREAYPGDVFYLHSRLLERAARVNENYVKKFTEDKISGKTGSLTALPIIETQAGDVSAFVPTNVISITDGQIFLETDLFNSGIRPAINAGISVSRVGSAAQTKIIKKLSGGIRTDLAQYRELAAFSQFASDLDEATRRQLDRGKRVVELLKQPQYKTLQVWQQAIMLFSINHGYVDDIAETKVSNFEKELFEFFRINYSTFIDKIETNQELLGNDEKILFAGLDEFKKNFL, translated from the coding sequence ATGAAAATTAATCCTTCAGAGATTAGTGAATTAATAAAAAGAAAAATAGAAAATTTGATTCCAGAAATAGATATAAGTACTAACGGAACTGTAGTGTCTGTGTCAGATGGAATTGTAAAAATTTATGGTCTATCTGATGTAATGCAAGGAGAAATGTTAGAATTCAAAAATAATATTTTTGGATTGGTCCTTAATTTGGAAAGAGATTCAGTAGGTTCTGTAATTTTAGGTGATTATACATCAATCTCTGAAGGAGATAATGTTAAAGCTACTGGTCGTATTTTAGAAGTTCCTGTTGGATATGAATTAAGGGGTAGAGTTATAGATGCCCTTGGTAATCCAATTGATGATAAAGGTCCAATTAATTATAAAATGACAGATGTTATTGAAAAAGTTGCTCCTAGTGTTATGGATAGACAATCTGTTTCTCAGCCTTTACAAACTGGAATTAAAGCAATTGATACAATGGTACCAATTGGTCGTGGTCAAAGAGAGTTAATTATTGGAGATAGACAAACTGGAAAGACTGCTATTGCAATAGATACAATAATTAATCAAAAAGGCAAAAATGTTACTTGTATATATGTTGCCATAGGTCAAAAAGCTTCTACTATTAATAATGTTGTAAAAAAATTAGAAGAATATGATGCATTAAAATATACTATTATTGTTGCTGCTTCTGCGTCTGAATCAGCTGCTATACAGTATATAGCTCCTTATTCTGGATGTACTATGGGAGAATTTTTTAGGGATAGAGGAGAGGATGCACTAATAGTATATGATGATCTTACTAAACATGCTTGGGCTTATAGACAGATATCATTGCTATTAAGACGCCCTCCTGGAAGAGAAGCTTATCCTGGAGATGTATTTTATTTACATTCTAGATTATTAGAAAGAGCAGCTAGAGTTAATGAAAATTATGTTAAAAAATTTACTGAAGATAAAATATCTGGTAAAACTGGTTCATTAACTGCTTTGCCTATTATAGAAACACAAGCAGGTGATGTTTCTGCTTTTGTGCCCACTAATGTGATATCTATTACAGATGGTCAAATTTTTCTTGAAACAGATCTTTTTAATTCTGGAATTAGACCAGCAATAAATGCAGGTATATCTGTATCTAGAGTAGGAAGTGCTGCACAAACCAAAATAATAAAAAAATTGTCTGGTGGTATTAGAACTGATTTAGCTCAATATCGTGAATTAGCAGCTTTTTCACAATTTGCTTCTGATTTAGATGAAGCTACCCGTCGTCAGTTAGATAGAGGTAAACGTGTAGTAGAATTATTAAAACAACCTCAATATAAAACATTACAAGTTTGGCAACAAGCAATCATGTTATTCTCTATAAATCATGGTTATGTTGATGATATTGCAGAAACAAAAGTATCTAATTTTGAAAAAGAATTATTTGAATTTTTTAGAATAAATTATAGTACTTTTATTGATAAAATTGAAACTAACCAAGAACTTTTAGGAAATGATGAAAAAATATTATTTGCCGGTTTAGACGAATTCAAAAAAAATTTTTTATAG
- a CDS encoding FAD-dependent monooxygenase, which yields MENNYEIAICGAGIVGLACALAFAKKQKNLVIISPKYNFYKKDNISRVYAISLSSKIFLDELNIWNKLSNSSITSVNSMEIYGDNGGFIELDCLHVMLPELSWIVESDEIERVILNEIIKMDIPWIYDNCIEYTNGLLKTYNGTAIKADLIVGADGAKSTIRKIFNIQSTSKDYHSNAIIANISVEKYHNNIAYQWFFEKNILGVLPIYCTNTDNQVSIVLSLNNKDFFKIQKMDLNIQKQYLINLINPIISNKLGNIININMNSLKIFPLNLVKSDIISNLGAVLIGDAAHKIHPLAGQGLNLGLGDAKILVEIISNRDKFRHAGDFYILKKYKSIRTINIYKMIFVTDLLYNLFHSSYKLISYTRNISMNLLNNIPYIKRFIIENASKIS from the coding sequence ATGGAAAATAATTATGAAATAGCTATTTGTGGAGCTGGTATTGTAGGATTAGCTTGTGCTTTAGCGTTTGCTAAAAAACAAAAGAATTTAGTAATTATTTCACCAAAATATAATTTTTATAAAAAAGATAATATATCTAGGGTATATGCTATATCATTATCTAGTAAAATTTTTTTAGATGAATTAAATATTTGGAATAAATTATCTAATTCATCTATTACCTCAGTTAATTCTATGGAAATTTATGGTGATAATGGTGGATTTATAGAATTAGATTGTTTGCATGTAATGTTGCCAGAATTATCATGGATAGTGGAATCTGATGAAATAGAAAGAGTTATTTTAAATGAAATTATAAAAATGGATATTCCTTGGATATATGATAATTGTATAGAATATACAAATGGATTATTGAAAACTTATAATGGTACTGCTATCAAAGCAGATTTAATAGTTGGTGCTGATGGTGCAAAATCAACTATCAGAAAAATATTCAATATTCAATCTACTTCAAAAGACTATCATTCAAATGCAATCATTGCAAATATATCTGTAGAAAAATATCATAATAACATAGCATATCAATGGTTTTTTGAGAAAAATATATTAGGAGTATTACCTATATATTGTACAAATACAGATAATCAAGTATCTATAGTTTTATCCTTAAATAATAAAGATTTTTTTAAAATTCAAAAAATGGATTTAAATATTCAAAAACAATATTTGATTAATTTAATTAATCCTATTATTAGTAATAAATTGGGAAATATTATCAATATTAATATGAATAGTTTAAAAATTTTTCCTTTAAATTTAGTAAAATCAGATATTATAAGTAATTTAGGTGCAGTTTTAATAGGCGATGCAGCACATAAAATACACCCGTTAGCAGGACAAGGTTTAAATTTAGGTTTAGGAGATGCTAAAATTTTAGTAGAGATAATTTCAAATAGAGACAAATTTAGACATGCTGGTGATTTTTATATATTAAAGAAGTATAAAAGTATTCGAACTATAAACATTTATAAAATGATTTTTGTTACTGATTTATTATATAATTTGTTTCATTCTTCATATAAATTAATTAGTTACACTAGAAATATAAGTATGAATTTATTAAATAATATTCCTTATATTAAAAGATTTATTATTGAGAATGCTTCAAAAATTTCTTAA